The Leptospira stimsonii genome has a window encoding:
- a CDS encoding NAD(P)-binding protein: MADKKEKVVVLGGGLSSLVTAYEITSQPGWDKKYDLTLYHMGWRLGGKGASGRNQKIYNRIEEHGLHIWFGFYDHAFQLIQKCYQEVGRSLTQPLATWEEAFKPANYFVLEEKVNDGYVPWPIEFPMNDQVPGESLDLPDPRNYPGLILNYLHKYYNDNADSIFPEKEDENQSGIWNQILEWIEGTVETIGLDLIGNTLFVLKNLLNKFSSDFPKDRFLKIVDLFAKTLWKKVEKQIESNTEARRFWIMVDFSLTNIKGMIEDRLFEKGFESIDDYDYREWLRHHGASELTINSAIVQAIYGLVFGGVNQYTFAAGTALKGALRMVFTYKGAVAYRMQAGMGDTIMTPLYEILKKRGVKIKFFHRVRELIPGSADGKNNIQSIRIGRQVTLKGEEYAPLIDVKGLPCWPSEPLYDQIVEGETLKKEHIDLENYWSDWKDREEIVLEHGRDYDRIVFGISIGAIPFLCPQILNTNQQWRQMTETIETCLTDAFQLWMFPDSAGLGWKYWKNEPPILGSFVEPFDTWCDMSHLINRESWPDSMTPNHIAYFCGPSPPGTAPSNPLANPDIEAEMKKLRERVATFLNQDVSTLWPSASIPGARAEFNWNLLLDKQEKSGVTRIEGQYVRLNIQPTERYVLSAKGSTKYRLPAGMNGYSNLVITGDWIENPILNAGCVESTVVSGIEAAKCFL, from the coding sequence ATGGCCGATAAAAAAGAAAAAGTAGTCGTTTTGGGAGGAGGTTTGAGTTCGTTGGTTACGGCTTACGAAATTACTTCTCAGCCAGGTTGGGATAAAAAATACGATCTTACTTTGTATCATATGGGTTGGAGACTCGGCGGTAAGGGAGCGAGCGGAAGAAATCAGAAAATCTACAATCGAATCGAGGAACACGGTCTACATATCTGGTTCGGCTTTTACGATCATGCGTTTCAACTCATTCAAAAATGTTATCAGGAAGTTGGTCGATCTCTCACACAACCCTTGGCGACTTGGGAGGAGGCTTTTAAACCGGCAAATTATTTCGTCTTGGAAGAAAAAGTCAACGACGGATACGTTCCTTGGCCGATCGAATTCCCAATGAACGACCAGGTCCCCGGTGAAAGCCTGGACCTACCGGATCCAAGAAACTATCCGGGACTCATTCTAAATTATCTTCATAAGTATTACAATGACAACGCCGATTCGATTTTCCCCGAAAAGGAAGACGAAAATCAGAGCGGAATCTGGAATCAAATATTGGAATGGATCGAAGGTACGGTCGAAACGATCGGCCTTGACCTCATAGGAAATACTCTCTTCGTTCTGAAAAATCTTTTGAACAAATTCAGCTCTGATTTTCCAAAAGACCGATTCTTAAAAATCGTGGATCTTTTTGCAAAAACGCTCTGGAAGAAAGTGGAAAAACAAATCGAATCGAATACGGAGGCAAGACGTTTCTGGATCATGGTCGATTTTTCGCTCACAAATATCAAAGGGATGATCGAAGATCGTCTTTTTGAAAAAGGTTTTGAAAGTATCGACGACTACGATTACAGAGAATGGCTAAGACATCACGGAGCGAGTGAACTCACGATCAACTCGGCGATCGTCCAAGCCATTTATGGTCTCGTTTTCGGCGGAGTGAATCAATACACTTTCGCGGCGGGAACCGCTCTCAAGGGCGCTCTCCGAATGGTCTTCACATATAAAGGCGCGGTCGCTTATAGAATGCAGGCTGGAATGGGTGATACGATCATGACCCCGCTTTACGAAATTCTAAAAAAAAGAGGCGTTAAAATCAAATTCTTTCACAGAGTTCGGGAATTGATTCCCGGATCGGCGGACGGAAAAAACAACATACAAAGTATTCGTATCGGAAGACAGGTCACTTTGAAGGGAGAAGAATACGCTCCGCTAATCGATGTTAAAGGTCTCCCTTGCTGGCCTTCGGAACCTTTATACGATCAAATCGTAGAAGGGGAAACATTAAAAAAAGAGCATATAGATTTGGAAAACTATTGGTCTGATTGGAAGGATAGGGAAGAAATCGTATTAGAACACGGGAGAGATTATGATCGAATCGTCTTCGGTATCTCGATCGGCGCCATCCCATTCTTATGTCCTCAAATTCTAAATACAAATCAGCAATGGAGACAGATGACGGAAACGATCGAAACTTGTTTGACCGACGCTTTCCAGCTTTGGATGTTTCCGGACAGCGCCGGTTTAGGATGGAAGTATTGGAAGAACGAACCTCCGATTCTTGGTTCCTTTGTGGAACCCTTCGATACTTGGTGCGACATGAGTCATCTCATCAATCGGGAATCCTGGCCGGATTCTATGACTCCGAATCATATTGCCTATTTTTGCGGACCTTCTCCTCCCGGAACGGCTCCAAGCAATCCGCTTGCCAACCCTGACATTGAGGCAGAGATGAAAAAATTAAGAGAAAGAGTTGCGACTTTTCTAAACCAAGACGTTAGCACTCTTTGGCCGTCCGCAAGTATTCCGGGAGCCAGAGCGGAATTCAATTGGAATCTTCTTTTGGATAAACAAGAGAAAAGTGGGGTCACTAGAATCGAGGGCCAGTATGTCCGTTTAAATATTCAGCCCACCGAGAGATATGTCTTATCCGCTAAAGGATCCACAAAATATAGACTTCCGGCGGGAATGAACGGTTATTCCAATCTTGTCATTACGGGAGATTGGATTGAAAATCCGATCTTAAACGCAGGCTGTGTGGAAAGCACCGTTGTAAGCGGTATCGAAGCGGCGAAATGTTTTCTCTGA